A single window of Granulibacter bethesdensis DNA harbors:
- a CDS encoding S41 family peptidase, whose amino-acid sequence MKFRTGLMIGAAFLAGVGAGPASTLIGRHAGIASAFAEESDSSDTYRLLTLFGDVFERIRAEYVEPVKDKDLIENAINGMLTGLDPHSSYMNAKAFRDMQVQTHGEFGGLGLEVTQDNGFVKVISPIDDTPASRAGIKAGDLILTIDGHSVQGLTLNEAVDKMRGAPGSSIKLTIKRANVDKPINVTLTREVIHIQVVKDRLEAGNIAYIRLTQFNEQSDPALRAAFTKLQKQAGGKLRGVILDLRNNPGGLLDQAVAVSDDFLNHGEIVSTRARHTEDSNRWNAKEGDITGGLPVVVLTNGGSASASEIVSGALQDHHRAIILGTRTFGKGSVQTVIPLPGNGAMRLTTARYYTPSGRSIQGLGIQPDVPVAFTRTEEPHFLPDREADLNHAITNSGGTTDKAAPRTDMPAMVHNVPTLPPENWPKFDPAKPDTDFQLHEAIEVVKAMAQQKAGQSSDSNAVDAKSGKAN is encoded by the coding sequence ATGAAATTCCGCACCGGCCTGATGATCGGCGCTGCCTTCCTTGCTGGCGTCGGTGCAGGGCCCGCATCGACACTCATTGGCCGGCATGCCGGCATCGCATCCGCCTTCGCGGAAGAAAGCGACAGCAGTGACACCTATCGCCTGCTGACCCTGTTCGGCGATGTGTTCGAGCGCATCCGGGCCGAGTATGTGGAGCCGGTCAAGGACAAGGATCTGATCGAGAATGCCATCAACGGCATGCTGACCGGCCTCGATCCGCACAGCTCCTACATGAATGCCAAGGCATTCCGTGACATGCAGGTCCAGACGCATGGAGAATTCGGCGGGCTTGGGCTGGAAGTGACGCAGGATAACGGCTTCGTCAAAGTCATCAGCCCGATCGACGATACCCCCGCCAGCCGCGCCGGAATCAAGGCAGGCGATCTGATCCTGACCATTGACGGCCATTCAGTACAGGGCCTGACCCTGAACGAGGCAGTCGATAAAATGCGTGGTGCTCCGGGCAGCAGCATCAAGCTGACCATCAAGCGCGCCAATGTCGACAAGCCCATCAACGTGACCCTGACGCGGGAAGTCATCCATATTCAGGTGGTGAAAGACCGTCTGGAGGCAGGCAACATCGCCTATATTCGGCTGACCCAGTTCAATGAGCAGAGCGACCCAGCGCTGCGTGCCGCCTTCACCAAGCTCCAGAAGCAGGCAGGCGGCAAACTGCGCGGCGTCATCCTCGATCTGCGCAACAATCCGGGCGGTCTGCTGGATCAGGCGGTCGCGGTCTCCGACGATTTCCTGAACCATGGTGAGATCGTCTCCACCCGCGCCCGTCATACGGAAGACAGTAATCGCTGGAATGCCAAGGAAGGCGACATTACGGGCGGTCTGCCGGTGGTGGTGCTGACCAATGGAGGTTCCGCCTCCGCCAGCGAGATCGTCAGCGGTGCGTTGCAGGACCATCACCGCGCCATCATCCTCGGTACCCGTACCTTCGGCAAAGGATCCGTGCAGACCGTGATTCCTCTGCCGGGCAACGGGGCGATGCGCCTGACCACCGCGCGTTACTACACGCCGTCCGGGCGCTCCATTCAGGGTCTGGGTATCCAGCCAGACGTGCCGGTGGCTTTCACCCGGACCGAGGAACCTCATTTCCTGCCCGACCGTGAGGCCGATCTGAACCACGCCATCACCAATAGTGGCGGCACCACCGACAAGGCCGCGCCACGCACCGATATGCCCGCGATGGTGCATAATGTGCCGACCCTGCCGCCGGAAAACTGGCCGAAATTCGATCCCGCCAAGCCGGATACAGATTTCCAGCTGCATGAAGCCATTGAGGTGGTGAAGGCGATGGCCCAACAGAAAGCTGGCCAGAGCAGCGATTCCAATGCGGTCGACGCCAAATCCGGCAAGGCGAACTGA
- a CDS encoding murein hydrolase activator EnvC, producing MTQARKESATALAFCRAGWHQKWSGILPALVTACTIAMMPYGQALAAKRRSPAYTATPSGTPAATSPASPAQAQAALNRAEHERARQEAARKRAEQEAAIAAQQEAKIAEARAAAAIHLREADEAVAAIADRMADLARQRQEAEKTLAARAADLAPMLPLIERLSLYPAETLLAVPDPPERALRGLLVLQGLSRQLEQSAQALRAERAKVDALAASIRKEASTLAEAQARQKTEAHTLDEKLTVIRSEIRSARNAAAEAAQQAAASAQKADSLRDVIARLEEARRQEEAKAAAEARRAEKARQQEAADQARQKEAEIAAPAGPGLSEQPASPPPSGRSATGGMPVAGTLVRAFGAPSEAGGSASGMTFSTAPQARVLAPCEGRIVFAGPFRSYGQLVILDCGRRYHFVLAGMEKLDASVGRHVAPGEPIGQMAGWDPASSAAARPQLYVELRHEGSAIDPRPWLRGR from the coding sequence TTGACGCAGGCTCGGAAAGAATCAGCCACTGCCCTCGCCTTTTGCCGGGCGGGGTGGCACCAGAAGTGGTCTGGTATCCTGCCCGCCCTGGTGACGGCCTGCACAATCGCCATGATGCCGTATGGACAGGCTCTGGCGGCCAAACGGCGGTCCCCTGCCTATACAGCCACGCCCTCTGGCACCCCCGCTGCCACCTCCCCGGCCAGCCCGGCGCAAGCCCAGGCAGCGCTCAACCGTGCTGAGCATGAGCGCGCCAGGCAGGAAGCCGCCCGCAAACGCGCCGAGCAGGAAGCCGCCATCGCCGCGCAGCAGGAGGCCAAAATCGCAGAGGCCCGCGCCGCTGCCGCCATACACCTCCGTGAGGCTGACGAAGCCGTCGCCGCCATCGCGGATCGTATGGCCGATCTGGCCCGGCAGCGACAGGAGGCAGAAAAAACCCTTGCCGCCCGAGCCGCCGATCTCGCCCCGATGCTGCCGCTGATCGAACGGTTGTCGCTGTATCCGGCGGAGACCTTGCTGGCAGTGCCGGACCCCCCCGAACGCGCCCTCCGCGGTTTGTTGGTATTACAGGGGCTGAGCCGCCAGCTGGAACAAAGCGCCCAGGCCCTGCGTGCCGAACGGGCCAAAGTGGATGCACTCGCCGCTTCCATCCGGAAAGAAGCGTCCACCTTGGCCGAGGCTCAGGCGCGGCAGAAAACCGAGGCCCACACTCTGGATGAAAAACTGACGGTTATCCGATCCGAAATCCGCTCCGCCCGCAATGCCGCCGCCGAGGCCGCACAACAGGCGGCAGCCTCGGCACAGAAAGCCGATTCGCTGCGGGATGTCATTGCCCGGCTGGAAGAAGCCCGCAGGCAGGAGGAAGCGAAGGCAGCCGCCGAAGCAAGACGCGCCGAAAAGGCCAGACAGCAGGAAGCCGCCGATCAGGCACGTCAGAAAGAAGCCGAAATCGCCGCACCAGCAGGGCCAGGCTTAAGCGAACAGCCTGCCTCCCCTCCTCCTTCCGGTCGATCAGCAACCGGCGGCATGCCGGTGGCAGGTACGCTGGTGCGTGCCTTCGGTGCCCCGTCAGAGGCTGGCGGCAGCGCTTCCGGCATGACATTCAGCACCGCACCGCAAGCCCGGGTGCTGGCCCCCTGTGAGGGGCGGATCGTCTTTGCCGGTCCGTTCCGCAGCTATGGCCAGCTGGTCATTCTGGATTGCGGGCGGCGCTATCATTTCGTGTTGGCGGGCATGGAAAAACTGGATGCCAGCGTGGGGCGGCATGTGGCGCCGGGGGAGCCGATCGGGCAGATGGCAGGATGGGATCCAGCCTCCTCCGCAGCCGCCCGGCCCCAACTTTATGTGGAGTTGAGACATGAAGGTTCGGCAATAGACCCTCGCCCATGGTTGCGAGGGCGCTGA
- a CDS encoding nicotinate-nucleotide adenylyltransferase has product MPHFSSTPVTDPLPRFGDRRRIRIGLLGGSFNPAHAGHALIARHFRQKLRLHQVWLMVSPGNPLKSGEDMAPLAARLASARAIADGRHIIATTIESRLGTRYTADTLARLRTLFPCARFVWLMGADNLTGFPRWRDWRGIAADWPFAVHPRPGYTARALSGQAASILRRYRRPEREAPLLADLPPPTWMMLRLPQSPLSATQIRAGFNHPFTGLPSTARAESGPAESG; this is encoded by the coding sequence TTGCCGCATTTTTCTTCCACACCCGTGACCGATCCATTACCAAGATTCGGGGATCGTCGGCGCATACGGATCGGGTTGCTCGGTGGATCGTTCAATCCAGCCCATGCCGGACATGCGCTGATTGCCCGGCATTTCCGGCAGAAGCTACGGCTGCATCAGGTGTGGCTGATGGTCTCCCCCGGCAATCCGCTCAAATCCGGGGAGGATATGGCACCGCTGGCGGCCCGGCTTGCTTCTGCCCGGGCCATTGCTGATGGACGCCATATCATTGCCACAACCATCGAAAGCCGTCTCGGCACACGCTACACCGCCGATACACTTGCCAGATTGCGCACCCTGTTTCCATGCGCCCGCTTTGTCTGGCTGATGGGCGCAGATAATCTGACCGGGTTCCCGCGCTGGCGGGACTGGCGTGGGATTGCCGCCGACTGGCCCTTCGCCGTTCATCCTCGCCCAGGCTACACCGCACGCGCCTTGTCCGGACAAGCGGCCAGCATCCTGCGCCGCTATCGGCGTCCAGAGCGGGAGGCCCCGTTGCTGGCCGATCTGCCACCCCCGACCTGGATGATGCTGCGTCTGCCGCAAAGTCCGCTCTCCGCCACCCAGATCCGGGCGGGCTTCAACCACCCCTTTACCGGCCTGCCATCGACAGCGCGGGCGGAAAGCGGCCCGGCGGAAAGCGGATAG
- the obgE gene encoding GTPase ObgE: protein MKFLDQAKIYVKSGDGGDGVIAFRREKYIEFGGPDGGNGGRGGDIIVEAVANLNTLIDFRYTQHFRAPKGGNGAGSDRTGAAAPDVLIKVPVGTQILEDDRETLIADLDVPGKRITLCRGGDGGHGNAHFKSSTNRAPRRADKGWPGEERWVWLRLKLIADAGLVGLPNAGKSTFLSVVSAARPKIADYPFTTLHPQLGVVRLSLQEEFVLADIPGLIEGAHEGAGLGDRFLGHVERCAVLIHLIDGAAGDVVKAWRTVREEMEGYGGGLTEKPEIIVLNKCDGMTPREASARRSALAKASGQTVTVISGVTGEGVQPLLRQVMTYVAQSREERRKALSGTSA from the coding sequence ATGAAATTTCTCGATCAGGCCAAAATCTACGTCAAATCAGGTGATGGCGGTGACGGCGTCATTGCCTTCCGGCGCGAGAAATATATCGAGTTCGGGGGCCCTGATGGCGGCAATGGCGGCCGTGGCGGCGACATTATCGTCGAGGCCGTGGCCAATCTGAATACGCTGATCGACTTCCGCTACACCCAGCATTTTCGTGCACCGAAAGGCGGCAACGGGGCTGGCTCCGACCGGACCGGCGCCGCCGCCCCGGATGTGCTGATCAAGGTACCGGTCGGAACCCAGATTCTGGAAGATGACCGGGAAACGCTGATCGCCGATCTGGATGTGCCTGGCAAGCGCATCACCCTGTGCCGGGGCGGGGATGGAGGGCATGGCAATGCCCATTTCAAATCCTCCACCAACCGCGCCCCTCGTCGCGCCGATAAAGGCTGGCCGGGCGAGGAACGCTGGGTCTGGCTGCGGCTGAAACTGATCGCCGATGCCGGGCTGGTCGGACTGCCCAATGCCGGCAAATCCACCTTCCTGTCTGTTGTCTCCGCCGCCAGACCGAAAATCGCCGATTATCCGTTCACCACCCTGCATCCTCAGCTTGGCGTGGTGCGGCTGTCGCTTCAGGAAGAATTCGTGCTGGCCGATATTCCCGGTCTGATCGAGGGCGCCCATGAAGGAGCCGGGCTGGGCGACCGCTTTCTGGGCCATGTAGAACGTTGCGCCGTGCTGATCCATCTGATCGATGGCGCTGCGGGGGATGTGGTCAAGGCATGGCGCACCGTGCGGGAAGAAATGGAAGGCTATGGTGGCGGCCTGACCGAAAAGCCGGAAATCATCGTCCTGAATAAATGCGACGGCATGACCCCGCGTGAAGCCTCTGCCCGCCGCTCTGCCCTTGCCAAAGCCAGCGGACAGACCGTGACCGTTATCTCTGGCGTGACAGGGGAAGGCGTACAGCCCCTGCTGCGACAGGTTATGACCTATGTTGCACAGTCGAGGGAAGAGCGTAGGAAAGCCCTGTCCGGCACCTCCGCATGA
- a CDS encoding 23S rRNA (pseudouridine(1915)-N(3))-methyltransferase RlmH: protein MTAPWRIIAVGRMRGSEEEALFQRYAARLRPALTVTEIAEARGSTAEIRRRETSALLAALPPACIVVAMDLGGRAHDSEALAALARRWREQPLPVCFMIGGAEGLEQPVLDRADHVLSLGPMTWPHLLVRPLLAEQLYRAQAIATNHPYHRTGRPSG from the coding sequence ATGACAGCGCCCTGGCGGATCATTGCGGTCGGACGCATGCGAGGCAGCGAGGAAGAAGCGCTGTTCCAGCGTTACGCCGCACGATTGCGCCCGGCCCTGACCGTAACGGAAATTGCGGAAGCGCGCGGCAGCACCGCTGAAATCCGCCGGCGGGAAACATCCGCCCTGCTGGCGGCACTTCCCCCCGCCTGCATTGTGGTCGCCATGGATCTGGGCGGACGCGCCCATGACAGTGAGGCTTTGGCCGCACTCGCCCGGCGCTGGCGGGAACAGCCTCTGCCGGTCTGCTTCATGATCGGCGGGGCGGAAGGTCTGGAGCAGCCGGTGCTGGATCGGGCCGATCATGTGCTGTCACTCGGGCCGATGACCTGGCCTCATCTGCTGGTCCGTCCTCTGTTGGCGGAACAGCTCTACCGGGCGCAGGCTATCGCCACCAATCACCCCTACCATCGCACAGGGCGGCCATCCGGATAA
- the gpmI gene encoding 2,3-bisphosphoglycerate-independent phosphoglycerate mutase produces MSASPPPRPVMLVILDGWGWREERNDNAIRLARTPAFDRLWNSAPTTFLRTSGLDVGLPDGQMGNSEVGHMNIGAGRVVMQELPRIDAALQDGSVNDLPALRDFITALRQSGGTCHLFGLVSDGGVHAHQDHGAALAQILTRAGIRVAVHAFTDGRDTPPASARRFLTKFLPALPEGATLATLCGRFYAMDRDNRWDRVEKAYRMMVDAEGERYSDPCDAITDAYAREFSDEFIRPAVFGDYTGMKDGDGLLCFNFRSDRVRELLTALLDPAFQGFERPRFLHFSGALGMTRYSTELESLMQTLFPFQEMTNLLGHVVSAAGKRQLRMAETEKYPHVTYFLNGGEEEVLENEDRIMVPSPKVATYDLKPEMSAPELTEKAVIAIGSGQYDLIVLNFANPDMVGHTGSLEAAIRAVETVDAGLGRIVDAITAVGGALFVTADHGNCELMRDPDTGGPHTAHTTNLVPALLYDSSAPIGTRRLTSGKLADIAPTLLDLMQLPQPPEMTGQSLLA; encoded by the coding sequence ATGTCAGCATCGCCGCCGCCCAGACCTGTCATGCTCGTCATTCTCGACGGGTGGGGCTGGCGTGAAGAGCGGAATGACAATGCGATCAGGCTTGCCCGTACTCCCGCGTTTGATCGACTGTGGAACAGTGCACCGACCACGTTCCTGCGTACATCCGGCCTTGATGTCGGTCTGCCTGATGGGCAGATGGGCAATTCCGAAGTCGGGCACATGAATATCGGCGCAGGCCGGGTGGTGATGCAGGAACTGCCGAGGATTGATGCCGCGCTGCAGGATGGCAGCGTCAACGATCTGCCCGCCCTGCGCGATTTCATCACGGCCCTGCGTCAATCAGGGGGCACCTGCCATCTGTTTGGCCTCGTCTCCGATGGTGGTGTGCACGCGCATCAGGATCACGGAGCCGCTCTGGCGCAGATTCTGACACGGGCCGGCATTCGCGTGGCCGTTCATGCCTTTACGGACGGGCGCGACACGCCACCCGCATCGGCCCGGCGCTTTCTGACCAAATTTCTGCCCGCCCTGCCGGAAGGCGCCACCCTGGCCACGCTGTGCGGACGATTTTACGCCATGGATCGCGACAATCGCTGGGACCGGGTCGAAAAAGCCTACCGGATGATGGTGGATGCCGAAGGCGAGCGTTACAGCGATCCGTGTGACGCCATTACCGACGCCTATGCCCGCGAATTCTCCGACGAATTCATCCGGCCTGCCGTATTCGGTGACTATACTGGAATGAAAGACGGCGATGGCTTGCTCTGCTTCAATTTTCGTTCCGACCGGGTGCGGGAATTGTTGACCGCACTGCTCGACCCGGCATTTCAGGGCTTTGAGCGGCCTCGCTTCCTGCATTTCTCCGGCGCGCTCGGCATGACACGCTACAGCACCGAGCTGGAATCCCTGATGCAGACACTGTTTCCATTTCAGGAAATGACCAATCTGCTGGGTCATGTCGTCTCGGCAGCGGGCAAGCGGCAACTGCGTATGGCAGAGACCGAGAAATACCCGCATGTCACCTACTTCCTCAATGGCGGCGAGGAAGAAGTGCTGGAGAACGAGGACCGGATCATGGTCCCCTCCCCCAAAGTTGCGACCTATGATCTGAAGCCGGAAATGTCGGCTCCAGAGCTGACCGAAAAAGCCGTCATCGCCATCGGCAGCGGGCAGTACGATCTGATCGTGCTGAATTTCGCCAATCCGGACATGGTCGGCCACACCGGCAGTCTGGAAGCCGCGATCCGCGCTGTGGAAACGGTGGATGCCGGGCTTGGCCGAATCGTGGACGCCATCACGGCGGTCGGAGGCGCCTTGTTCGTAACCGCCGATCATGGCAATTGCGAATTGATGCGTGACCCTGATACAGGCGGCCCGCACACGGCACACACCACCAATCTTGTGCCCGCTTTGCTGTATGATTCCTCGGCACCCATCGGTACGCGACGCCTGACCAGCGGCAAGCTGGCCGATATTGCACCCACCCTGCTGGACCTGATGCAACTGCCGCAGCCGCCCGAGATGACGGGCCAGTCTCTTCTGGCTTGA
- the rpmA gene encoding 50S ribosomal protein L27, producing the protein MAHKKAGGSSRNGRDTEGRRLGVKKFGGESVVAGNIIVRQRGTKVQAGPNVGVGRDHTLFALTDGHVKFLRRAEGRVQVAVTPLAIAAE; encoded by the coding sequence ATGGCACATAAAAAGGCAGGCGGTTCATCCCGCAACGGGCGCGATACGGAAGGTCGTCGCCTGGGTGTCAAGAAGTTCGGCGGCGAAAGCGTCGTTGCCGGTAATATCATCGTCCGACAGCGCGGCACGAAGGTTCAGGCTGGCCCGAATGTCGGCGTTGGTCGTGACCATACCCTGTTCGCGCTGACCGACGGGCATGTGAAGTTCCTGCGCCGCGCCGAAGGCCGCGTGCAGGTTGCGGTGACCCCGCTGGCGATCGCTGCCGAGTAA
- a CDS encoding glutamate-5-semialdehyde dehydrogenase, producing the protein MLDGVSETAQQWIAQAGRSARMASSVLARVPHEVRQNALRQAASALRDDEAAILAANAIDLERSNASAAFKDRLTLTRSRVAAMADGLEQIADLPDPLSRVLSEWERPNGLRIRRIAAPIGVIGMIYESRPNVGADAAGIAIKSGNAVLLRGGSESQHSARAIHAAMQAGLRKAGLPEEAVQIAPDTDRAYVAAMLAGNQVLDLIIPRGGKSLVERVQKEARVPVLAHAEGLCHTYIHKAADPEKARSILANAKMRRTGICGATETLLIDAAIAGSLLPILVEDLSALGCTFRADDAARAIMPGLPSASDADFDTEWLDAILSIKVVDGIDAALAHITRHGSEHTEAIITEDEAVAEYFLSRVQSAVAMWNASTQFCDGGEFGFGAEIGIATGRIHARGPVGPEQLTTYRYLVLGNGQIRP; encoded by the coding sequence ATGCTTGATGGCGTATCGGAAACAGCACAGCAATGGATCGCACAAGCAGGCCGCTCTGCACGCATGGCTTCTTCCGTGCTGGCCCGGGTCCCACATGAGGTCAGGCAGAACGCCTTGCGTCAGGCGGCTTCTGCTCTGCGCGATGATGAAGCCGCCATCCTGGCTGCCAATGCCATCGACCTTGAACGCTCCAATGCCAGCGCTGCTTTCAAGGACCGTTTAACCCTGACCAGATCGCGCGTTGCCGCTATGGCTGACGGGCTGGAGCAGATTGCCGATCTTCCTGACCCGCTCTCCCGCGTGTTGTCGGAATGGGAACGCCCGAACGGGCTGCGTATCCGTCGCATTGCTGCGCCGATCGGCGTGATCGGTATGATTTACGAAAGCCGTCCGAATGTCGGGGCGGATGCGGCAGGCATTGCCATTAAATCCGGCAATGCTGTGCTGCTGCGCGGCGGATCGGAAAGTCAGCATAGCGCGCGCGCCATTCATGCAGCGATGCAGGCTGGCCTGCGCAAGGCGGGATTACCGGAAGAGGCGGTGCAAATCGCTCCCGACACTGACCGTGCTTATGTCGCGGCGATGCTGGCAGGCAATCAGGTGCTGGACCTCATTATTCCACGCGGCGGCAAATCGCTGGTTGAGCGTGTGCAAAAAGAGGCCAGAGTTCCCGTGCTGGCGCATGCGGAAGGGCTGTGTCACACCTATATCCATAAGGCAGCCGATCCTGAAAAAGCCCGTTCTATACTGGCAAATGCAAAAATGCGACGCACCGGAATCTGCGGTGCGACCGAAACCCTTCTGATTGACGCGGCTATTGCGGGATCTCTACTGCCGATTCTGGTCGAGGATCTGTCAGCCCTCGGCTGCACTTTCCGCGCGGATGACGCTGCCCGCGCGATTATGCCGGGTTTACCTTCTGCCAGTGATGCGGATTTCGATACGGAATGGCTGGATGCCATTCTGTCCATCAAGGTCGTGGATGGAATTGACGCCGCCCTGGCTCACATCACCCGCCATGGCAGCGAACATACTGAAGCCATCATCACCGAAGATGAGGCAGTAGCAGAGTATTTCCTGTCCCGTGTGCAATCAGCAGTGGCAATGTGGAATGCCTCCACCCAGTTCTGCGATGGTGGAGAATTCGGGTTCGGGGCCGAAATCGGGATTGCCACCGGACGTATCCATGCACGCGGCCCGGTCGGGCCGGAGCAGCTGACCACCTACCGATATCTGGTGCTTGGTAACGGCCAGATCAGACCCTGA
- the proB gene encoding glutamate 5-kinase, which produces MSGHEQDEALPRLTTARRLVIKLGSALVVDSKAATPRIEWLRGVAADIAMLRRQGVQVIVVSSGAIALARQALKLTQPRLRLEEKQAAASVGQIRLAQAWSEALSAEGMTAAQLLLTLGDTEDRRRYLNARATLSALLGMGCVPVINENDSVATAEIRFGDNDRLAARVAEMVQADQLVLLSDIDGLYTADPRRDPEASHLPVVRAITPEIEAMGGEPPPGYSSGGMRTKLTAARIATGAGCAMAIALGHTDHPLRALAEGARCTWFLPLPEGRTARKRWIAGSLQPMGTLTVDDGARRALLRGGSLLPAGVVSVDGRFERGDPVLVQGLDGTVLARGLSAYASRDASRIVGRRSEDIESILGWRGRDELVHRDDLVLI; this is translated from the coding sequence ATGAGCGGTCATGAGCAGGATGAAGCCCTGCCCCGGCTGACCACTGCGCGCCGTCTGGTCATCAAGCTGGGCAGTGCTCTGGTGGTGGATAGCAAGGCCGCCACTCCCCGCATCGAGTGGCTGCGGGGGGTCGCTGCGGATATTGCCATGCTGCGCCGGCAGGGTGTGCAGGTCATCGTGGTCTCATCCGGAGCCATAGCGCTGGCGCGACAGGCGCTGAAACTCACTCAGCCCCGGCTGCGTCTGGAGGAAAAACAGGCGGCTGCTTCGGTCGGCCAGATCCGTCTGGCACAGGCATGGAGCGAGGCGCTCTCCGCGGAGGGCATGACCGCCGCCCAGCTGCTGCTGACGCTTGGCGATACCGAGGATCGCCGCCGTTACCTCAATGCCCGCGCCACGCTGTCGGCCCTGCTGGGCATGGGGTGTGTGCCGGTCATCAACGAGAATGACAGCGTGGCCACAGCGGAAATCCGCTTTGGTGACAATGACCGTCTGGCCGCCCGCGTGGCCGAAATGGTCCAGGCTGATCAATTGGTCCTGCTGTCGGACATAGACGGGCTTTATACGGCCGATCCACGGCGTGATCCGGAGGCCAGCCATCTGCCGGTGGTTCGGGCCATCACACCGGAGATCGAGGCCATGGGCGGAGAGCCTCCCCCCGGTTATTCCAGCGGCGGCATGCGAACCAAGCTGACCGCGGCCCGCATTGCAACCGGGGCCGGATGCGCCATGGCGATTGCGCTGGGGCATACCGATCATCCGCTCCGTGCACTGGCGGAAGGCGCGCGCTGCACATGGTTCCTGCCACTGCCAGAGGGACGCACGGCCCGCAAACGCTGGATTGCCGGCAGCTTGCAACCCATGGGGACACTGACAGTTGATGACGGTGCCCGCCGCGCACTCCTGCGGGGTGGCTCCCTGCTTCCGGCCGGAGTCGTTTCTGTCGATGGCCGATTTGAGCGCGGCGATCCTGTACTGGTACAAGGGCTGGATGGTACTGTGCTGGCACGGGGCCTCTCCGCTTATGCCAGCAGGGACGCCTCCCGAATTGTCGGACGACGCTCGGAAGATATCGAATCCATCCTCGGCTGGCGTGGCCGGGACGAGTTGGTCCATCGGGACGATCTTGTTCTGATATGA
- the rplU gene encoding 50S ribosomal protein L21 produces the protein MFAVIRTGGKQYRVTPNAVLKVEKLEAEPGSTITFTDVLAVGGEGNLTIGAPVVAGASVTATVIAQDRLDKIVVFKKRRRQNSRRKNGHRQHVTVLRVGDIVAA, from the coding sequence ATGTTCGCAGTTATCCGCACTGGCGGAAAGCAATACCGTGTTACCCCGAACGCCGTGCTGAAGGTGGAAAAGCTTGAGGCTGAGCCGGGTAGCACCATCACCTTCACGGACGTGCTCGCAGTGGGCGGGGAAGGCAATCTGACGATCGGTGCGCCCGTTGTGGCCGGCGCCAGCGTCACGGCGACAGTGATCGCCCAGGATCGCCTTGATAAAATTGTGGTGTTCAAGAAGCGCCGCCGGCAGAACAGCCGCCGCAAGAATGGCCATCGCCAGCACGTCACCGTGCTGCGCGTCGGCGATATCGTCGCGGCCTGA
- the rsfS gene encoding ribosome silencing factor codes for MAVSPGSPRKKAAAAGPRAIGAKAPEAQDQAVAARERLDAIQAVIIESLEDDKAEDIITLDLSGRAAFTDRMIIATGLADRQISAMAMHLQQKLRDAGVGRVPVEGAGGSDWVLIDAGDIVVHLFKPEARALYRLEKMWSAELDDAESDA; via the coding sequence ATGGCGGTCAGCCCCGGTTCCCCCCGCAAAAAAGCGGCTGCCGCCGGCCCCCGTGCCATTGGCGCGAAAGCGCCGGAAGCACAGGATCAGGCCGTTGCGGCCAGGGAAAGACTGGACGCCATCCAGGCCGTGATCATCGAAAGTCTGGAGGACGACAAGGCCGAGGACATTATTACCCTCGACCTCTCCGGACGCGCCGCCTTCACGGATCGTATGATCATCGCCACCGGGCTGGCGGATCGTCAGATCTCCGCCATGGCCATGCATCTGCAACAGAAGCTGCGCGACGCCGGAGTCGGGCGCGTACCGGTCGAAGGTGCGGGCGGCTCCGACTGGGTGCTGATCGACGCCGGCGACATCGTGGTGCATCTGTTCAAGCCGGAGGCGCGCGCTTTGTACCGGCTTGAAAAAATGTGGAGCGCGGAACTGGATGATGCAGAGAGCGATGCCTGA
- a CDS encoding RNA pyrophosphohydrolase encodes MTKTSPEALSALRESLPYRPNVGAALFAPDGRVLVARRADLAHVSETVWQMPQGGIDPGEDPHTAVLRELKEEIGTDHAEIVGEHPDWIAYDLPDHLLGRALGGRFRGQRQRWYALRFLGTEADIRLDADPHIEFDAWRWARLEELPALAPEFKRPVYATLAASFARFGQGWV; translated from the coding sequence ATGACGAAAACCTCGCCGGAAGCACTCTCTGCCTTGCGGGAGAGCCTCCCCTATCGCCCCAATGTCGGCGCGGCTCTGTTCGCGCCGGACGGGCGCGTGCTGGTCGCACGACGTGCCGATCTGGCCCATGTCTCGGAAACAGTGTGGCAGATGCCGCAAGGGGGCATTGATCCCGGTGAGGATCCACACACAGCCGTATTGCGGGAATTAAAGGAAGAAATCGGCACCGATCACGCCGAAATCGTCGGCGAGCATCCGGACTGGATCGCTTATGATCTGCCTGATCACCTGCTCGGTCGTGCGCTGGGCGGGCGGTTTCGTGGGCAGCGGCAACGCTGGTACGCGCTGCGCTTCCTCGGCACGGAGGCTGATATTCGTCTGGATGCCGACCCGCATATCGAATTCGACGCCTGGCGCTGGGCAAGGCTGGAAGAGCTTCCCGCCCTTGCGCCCGAATTCAAACGTCCGGTTTATGCTACGCTGGCAGCATCCTTTGCACGGTTTGGGCAGGGATGGGTTTGA